In Setaria italica strain Yugu1 chromosome I, Setaria_italica_v2.0, whole genome shotgun sequence, the genomic window TTCATGCCAATAAACACTGGAGCAGCGCACTTGATCCTGAAACTGTAGTTACTGCTGGATTGAAAAAATGCAGGTTTTCAACAGGTTGCCTGATATATTAGAGTGCAAAACACATCTGATCTACTCCTGCTCTTCTTTGGGGATTGAAGTGCTAAATGCCGCTTGGCGCTCGTAATGTAAGCATTGGAACATTAGTACAAGTCCCCATGGAAGTAATAGATGCATGGATCGAAGGGGTTCTAACACTTTCGGAGTTTCAGCACCCACTCGATTGTAGAATCGCAGATTCTGAAGTGGATTGGAGACTCAGATTAAAGATTCTATCTGACGATGTACTGATTAAAACAGTGAACAGGCATGGGACAGCTTTCAGATTTTTTATCGGTTTCAGTCACTTCTGAAAATAACTACTGGGTATGGAACTACAGTTCCAAAAGGTACTTGCTACGACATAGGAAAAAAGTTAGCCCCATGATCGTATGGAACTGAAAGACGATCAATGATTGTAGAAGAATTGGTAGTCTCCTCGTgtacaacttttgtatagatTGATTTTACAGTCCAATTCGTTGGAGGAAGAGAATAAAACATGCCTAATAATCTTGAAAAAACAACCGCTTTTCCTCTATGAAACACGGGGGTTTATCTCATTTCCAGTATGAATGAACTTAAATGTTTCCTTTTCCACAAGTAAACCGTTCCTGCTAAATTTGAATGGAATTATTACATTCCAGACATGCTCTTACATATGTAATTTTCTTCCACTGCACCTCCCACCGGAGATGCACTGACTGAGTTCAgacggcttcttcttctttttggttAACAGTTCAGACGGCTTCTTCATTCTGTAGTGAGACTACGGAGTGCCATCTGGGAAATTGACACGGTGACAAGGGAAGTGGTTAATCAGAACATGATCAGACAGCGGCTCAGATCAACAGAAGCAAAAGCATGATAACTAAACTGATAATTACACAATATCGAAGAGGTATCCCAAATCCAGGCATACAATTTTGATTCCCACAACATATGCAGAACATTTGCCGCTGCAACATTATATCCTATAACATTAAGGGGGGCAATAGAACAAAACGAGAGAAAACAACAAAGAAATAGTGTCTTGAATGATGTCACACAGATCAGATGATCAGCATGTAACTGGGTGATGATGACTGTCGATGACCCTCAGGCCCATGTTGCACATCCACCTGCAACACAGTGCAGACACTGATTTTGTGAACAGGTAGAGCTTAAAATTTCCAACAAAGATGCAGCATTTGCTACCTATTTGGTTTACTATGTTTCATAGTTTTTGCAGGGGAATCATAGTTTTTGCAGTGGAGTCTTTATTGACAGCAGTGTATTTGGGAACAGGGGGGTAACTTACTTCATATAACTGTTCTGCTAGGGAGCAAAGCATCCTTGATCAGTGACTATTCCACCTTTGATAAGGTACCCATTTCTCTCCCTAGCAGCTTCTGGAACAACATCAACATTGATTATCTACAAATCAGAACAATCACCGCCAAAGAAAATGTGTCTAATGCAATGCTATTACGGTTTAAATAGACGAACCACAAGTTCAGGACTATTCAGATGATCAGACTCTTCTGCTCATgacaagaaaaatcaaatgCAACAACAAGTCTGTCCAACAATGGCAATAACAGAGCAGAGAAACAACTGGATCGGGATATGGCAGGTGTTTTGGGATGGAACATGAATGGCACATGCATGAACCGTACTGCAAGCAATCTGCATTTTCagattttctttatttatattttacAACAAAAACTAATTTATGACTCGTTGACAGCTTTATGTTTGGAACACAACTTTAGCTTGATTTCATCAGTTAAATACAGGTAAAGAGGTCAAATGAAATTTTCTGCAGGCAAAGACAAGTGCACAACGTCATAACTATATAAGCTATCTTCCATGCAAAATGGTGAAAGAACATGCAAATGTATTTCTATTTTAAATTAatgttttttcaaaaataaatgcaGAAATTGACATGGAAAAATGACATATCATTTATTAAGTACATATCATGTAATATCCCAAGAAAAAATAGAAACCAATAGATTATTAAATGTAAGAATATCAGTTTGGAATACCTTCACAATATCTCCAATTCGAGCATTCTTATCAACGGTTGCTCTTCTGATGTGTGAATTCTTCACAATAGCAATAGGAATGCCAGCTTTTTCAGCAAGGAGTTCCTTGGTAGCTTCAGTCTGGGTAAAAAGAACACCAGGGTTTGAGTTCTCTTATTGCTCTGACAGCAGCATACACATGTATATATTTTACCTCATAGTAGTCAGCACCCATTAGTGAAGTGTCCTCTACAGACACATCTTGCAGTTCTACAAGCATAAAAATCAAGATAAAGAATATGCTAAATGAAGTATACGAAATTACTTTGGAAGAAATTAAAAGGCATATAGAAATGTAGTAAAATATGCTGCATTAAAACAAAACACTACTTAATTTAGTAACAAATCCTTGACAAATAACATTGTCTTTCACATTAGCATCAAGAACCTTCGAAGGTGGCTGTGTTGAGGTTGTTTATAAATTGGAGCAGAACTGTCATAGAAACTGCATTTAGATTGAAGGCAAACAATAAATGAGAAGAGGCCAATTGAAATTGTAAGATGATATGGGGATTGATATACAGATGAGGAATGTTTTAATTCTCGATTGGCTATTCATGGCCTATGTATGGTTGTCACTTGGCAGTGCAACTTGACAAGTGCTGCCATCGCTTACATCCATCTCTTTCAGTTATGCCTCCATGCTCTTCTCTGAAAATTGTACGATTCCCCCTCCTGGAGCTGCAGTGCATCCATCATTTTTTCACTCACTATCCTTCACATGGTAGTATACCAGTGGTATAATAATATAATGAGACCTTAAGAGAAGAAGCTAAGAGCAAACATGAAAAATGATCAAGTGAACAGTTCAAAATCAAGGATCCATAAAAAAATGGATATTGATATCATCAATAGGCCTCCCAAGGATTGCAAAATTAATGAACTGCTTCAGAGTAAAGCTTACTAATTCACTATGGCATCATGAATGATCAAAGTTTTGGTATTGTAGTCAAAACCTACATCCAGATCATCTTTTAAATATCTCATCAGTATAATATGAAACCTTCATTATGTTCACATAATAGCAGCAATGGACAAAGACACAAGTAGATGAAATTTCAGCAAGCAGAGCAACAGAAGCTTGCAAGATCAGCTTGATTATCATAATAGAGTACACTGAATTTTCAGGCAGATAAATTACAAATGTAATGCGATACAATAAAAATGTAAAATAAGAAAGTACATGTGTGATTCTCACTGTGCTGAATCAATAAACAGTTGACAAACAAAGCATTCGACAAAAGTTTACAGCATACGAGAGGCCATTAATATTAAGATGGCAAGCTCGCTATTGCAGTTCTGACTCACCCTGGTCCCCAAGACCATCTCAGAAGCACTACTATCCATCACTATGATGATACAAAGAACGAAACAGGCATCCACATAAGCACAATTAAGCATTGCCAGTTGATCAACATGCGAGAAAGAACTAGAAGAACTAGCAAGGCGTGACTTGATAAAAGAGAACACAGCTATTAATAAGTACTCCAAACTCTCCTGTAGGACTGCTAAATGTTGAAAGTTCATGCAATAGTTAAGGCACTTTAGCAGCCATGAATTGGTAACCTATTACAAGCACCAACTGCTCATATCAGCAAATGAAGTTTTGAAGGAAAACATGGTAAACCATTTCCAGGACAACCTTGGACATAGATGTTACTCATTGACATAACCATCCTTGCGCCCCTCAAATCCAGGGCGCATAAGCTTTTTCTCACGCTTCTCAATCTTGCGCATCTTCTTCTGGTGTGCCCGCTCCCGGATGTTCTCTGTTCTTTTCTTCTGCTTCTCCTTCCTCTGATTGTCCACAGTTTTCTGCCTCTCCTTCCACTGAGCAGCATGTTTCTGCTGCCGCTTTTCCTCCTTCTTCAAGCTCTCCTTAATCAACTTGGGGTCATCATGCACCTTCTCCCCAGCAGCCCGTCTTCTTGCGGTATCCCACGCGATCTTGTTCGCCTTCTCAGGATCCTGCTTTGCCTCCTGCAACCGCTTAGCCTGCTCCAGctccttcttcttgttcttaatcctcctcttcttcctcctccttgcttCCTTTGGGTCAACAACCACGTTCGCATACATGATATCTGGCTTCTCCTCCGCCTTCTTGGCCTTTTTCCCATCCTTGTCCTCTGCATCCTCTGTGCCATCATCACGCTTTCTCTTCTTGCCTTCGCCCTTTCCCTTCTTCTCATTCTTCCCCTTTGCCTTCTTGCCCTTCTCCTTCTTGGGCTTATTCAAGAACTCAGGCCTAGTGCACCGGTTGCCACGGAGCTCCGCGATGCGGCGATGAAGCCGCTCCCGCAGCTCCTCGTAGGTCACCGACCGATCCTCGGACACCACTGCCGCCGGCGCAATCGGCATCTCATCCTTCTCATCCccgtcttcctcatcctcctctaccTCATCACCATCTTCATCCTCGGAGCTTGCCTCATCCCCAGATTCCTCGCCCTCTTCTCCTGACTTCCCCTCCTCATCGtcgccatcttcttcctccgccgccTGGTCGGCAACGGACTTCTTGAGGAGGTCCAgggtggaggccggcggcgcggaggggtcgaggcgcgcgcggcgagccgcCTTGACGTTGGCGCGGGACTGGGCCTTCATAGCCGCCTTGGCGGCCTTGGAGAGGCCCTGGTACCAGGGGCGGTCCTCATCGCCGGACGGGAGGTAGAAGCGCGGAGGAATGAGCTGCACGAGGGCGTCGAAGAAGAGGGCGTGACCGTGGACGCCGCCGCAGTCGGCAGCGGCCAGGAGGTCGGCGGGCATGGTGGCCGCGAGGGATTCGTCGTCGGCCGttgccgcggtggcggcggcggcggcggagggtttCCTGCCCATCGCCGCAAGGGTTTGGACAGGGTTTCGGCGAGGGAATTGTGCGCGTGGGTGGGTTTGTCACGTTGTCTTATGATTTCCTTGGTGGGCTAAATGGACTACGAGGCGATGACAATATTATAACTGGGCCTTCAATGAGATGTTCCTACCGTGGGCTTCATTTTTGCATCTTGTGAGTTGGGCTACTCTCTACCTTACGTGCTTTCAGGGCTAGGCCTGTAGCCCACCCTCACTGgtagatattttttaattctTTTATGGAAAAATCTAACCTATCGCAAGCATTCATTGGAAATGTTCCGAGCATACAACGACGGAATACTATGGTGCCGAATTGTTCGATGCAATAGGCAATAGTTTACAATCTTTGTCGAGCGATAGGAGTTACAAGTGAGACCGCAGAACTATATGCTTCCGGTTAAACCATCTCCAGCAATCTTCCTCTCCCCAATCCAACTACATTGCAagagttgataagaaaatacCCAATAATTATTAGGACAACCCAATAATTTAACCCAACTCTTCCGAGATAAAgaaggagttgtgactctcccaatacaATACAATAGCTGGATTGGGATGCgattattgggagactgcaaaAGTAACTCTCCCAATAAAAAGATGAAAGTGATATTGTGATATCCCTATTAACTTAGTTATTGGACAATATTTATTGGAAGATTGTTGGAGATGATTTTAGATGTATTTTATGTTCTAAAAATATGCTCTCAACTCCTCTTTGGTAAGTTATGTAACCTTTGAGAATATGAACTTATTGAAAACAGTTTGTTTGTCTTCTAACAGATTTTTACTGCGTTTCAATTGTGTGCTATTAATGGTCCTATGTGCCTCTATTAGATTAACTACTGCCTCCTAAACAGAaggcttgttttttttataaatgtCAATTTTAATGTTGgcttaaaaaaaattaccccTCCGTTAAGAGAAAGGGCTTGCATGCTTCCAAGGACGAGCAAGGCTAGCCGTAAGTGACTCGCCTTTCATGGTCGTGTTCAAGAAGGGTTAATGTAAATTTTCATTTTACGATTTTATATGTTAGCATAACATTTAAATCTTTCTCCAAGTGACCAATGGGAGTTGATGTATACGTGGAGATGAAACTCAAGTCCTATTAATGGAGTTTCATTCTAGTTTCATGGCTCTTGGTAACTGTGTGTACGCCtagtttcatcctcatgaacCCAATTCTTCTATATCCTCTTAAATTCCATGtttttgtattatttttttttctatatggCATGTtatttaatgagaatgaaaaTCACGTGACACttgcattgagaatggcctACTCCACCATTCATGTACTACAATGATCGCTGGAAACTTTCATGTCATGTGAACTTCATAGGAAACTTATTGTGTTAGAACCACTTGGTAGttagtttttaaaaataaaaatcaattTGTACTTTCTCTATTCATCTTTGCAAGACGTATTTTGTTTTGATAGGATAAGACTTTGACCGACTATTACTCCACTAATATGCTACTGCTACgataaaaaaaatgtaacaAAAAGTAATTTTTGGAACACTGGTATAATATTGGTGATTGCCTTATCAAAGGCTCGTCATACCGATACGTCTATGTAAAGATGAATGTGGTCGAAGCAAAACTCAAATGACCTCGGTATGTTATCTTTTACTTACAACTTATCCTATGGGGACACAATTGAGTTTTGTACTGAACTGAATTTCACAAATTTTTGCGCTTGCTGTATGTTGAAATTCTTGTTATACAGCAGGAGTACTTACCGATGTTTGTTATCGCGTCTTCCCCCCACGTGACAACCAGGATCACGCACGAACTTTGCTATTGCTGCGGTTATCCTCGGCGCGCGGGCATGCTCCGATCCGATCCTCTCCTCCCGGCTCCCCACCAGGACGCGGCTACCCGGTGTAGCCTTTCGCCGCTTGCGCGAACCGAGAAGCTAGCGGCGGGCTACGACCCAAGACGGCATGGATCCCTTTCGAACGACGCATGGAGCAGCTCGCAttcccgcgcgcgcgcgcgcaaaTGCGGCAAGCAAGTTGCGTTTGAAAAACAGAACCCATGATCACGAAGCAACTTG contains:
- the LOC101762341 gene encoding ribosomal RNA-processing protein 14 — translated: MGRKPSAAAAATAATADDESLAATMPADLLAAADCGGVHGHALFFDALVQLIPPRFYLPSGDEDRPWYQGLSKAAKAAMKAQSRANVKAARRARLDPSAPPASTLDLLKKSVADQAAEEEDGDDEEGKSGEEGEESGDEASSEDEDGDEVEEDEEDGDEKDEMPIAPAAVVSEDRSVTYEELRERLHRRIAELRGNRCTRPEFLNKPKKEKGKKAKGKNEKKGKGEGKKRKRDDGTEDAEDKDGKKAKKAEEKPDIMYANVVVDPKEARRRKKRRIKNKKKELEQAKRLQEAKQDPEKANKIAWDTARRRAAGEKVHDDPKLIKESLKKEEKRQQKHAAQWKERQKTVDNQRKEKQKKRTENIRERAHQKKMRKIEKREKKLMRPGFEGRKDGYVNE